The sequence CGACGCAGGCCGATGGAGCCGCCATTGAGCGTCAGCTACTTGACAAAGGACTGGCGCGCGCGGAGGACTCCGCGGATGCCGATGTCGTTGTGCTCAATACCTGCACGGTAACGTCCTCGGCCGACCAGGACGCCCGCGCTACCATCCGCCGCATCCACCGGGAGAACCCCGGCGCCACGATCCTCGTCACTGGCTGTTACGCCCAGCGCGCACCCGAGGAAATTGCCCAGATTCCGGGCGTTTCCGTGGTCGTAGGGAATTCCCACAAGGGTCAACTGGCTGACATTGCGGGACGGCAGGGCTTTGTCTCGCTGCAAAGCGTCGGTTCCGCAGCAGGCGAAATCGTCGTGGGCGATATATTCGCCCACACCGAACTGATGGCCGCTCCGGTCTTCGACGCCGATACCGCCAGCGAAAAGACCCGCCCTAACTTGAAGGTCCAGGACGGCTGTAATAACCGCTGCTCGTTCTGCATTATTCCGTATGTTCGTGGCAAGAGCCGGTCGCTAAGACTCGATGAAGTGATTCGAGAGACACGGGCCTTGGTTGAGCTCAAGTACAAAGAGATCGTGCTGTCGGGGATCAACCTCGGACGTTGGGGGCGCGACCTCGAAGGACACTCGCGTTTCGCCGATCTCCTGCGCTCTATGCTCGGCGAAACCGACGTCGAGAAGATTCGGATCAGCTCGGTCGAACCCATGGACTGGTCCGACGATTTGATCGAACTGGTCGCCTCGTCGCCGCGCATCTGCAAGCACGCGCACGTACCGCTGCAATCCGGGAGCGATCGCATTCTACGCAAGATGCACCGCAAATATCGTCCATGGCATTACGCCGATCGCATCCAGAAGATCCGCGCCGCCATGCCGACCGCGGCGATCGGCGCCGACGTCATGGTCGGCTTTCCGGGCGAGACCGACGCCGATTTCGAAGAGACCCGCGCGTTCATCGAATCGCTCCCCTTCACTTATTTGCACGTCTTCACTTATTCTTCGCGTCCCGGAACGCCCTCGGCCGCAATGCCGAACCAGGTTCGCGGCGACGTCACCCGCGAGCGCAACCGAATCCTGCGCGAGCTCGCCGTACGCAAGAAGCGCGAATTCCAGGAGCAGTTCATCGGGCGCGAGTTGCAGGCCATCACGCTGACGAATTTCGAGAACGGGCGAACCGAAGCGCTGACCGATAATTACCAGAAGACGTGGATTGAGGGTCGACACGAGTCGAATCAGTCGAAAATCATCTGTATCAACGGTATCGAGGGGGAAGCCTTCGTTGGAAATATCCTCTTTTAGATACTTGTGTCCCTTCGTGACCTTCGTGATTTTCCGTCCGATGGCGCGATGCACGATCTCAGCCCCCTCGACCGATGGCACTATGGCGTCATGCTATAATTTTTAGGTTTATCAGGATCTTCGGAGGACCGTATCGACAAGCGTTTTATCCGCACGAATGAGCGTATCCGCGCCAGAGAACTGCGCGTGATCGACGATCAAGGGGGACAGTTGGGCATCCTCGCACCCTTTGAAGCGCTCAAAATTGCCAGGGAAAAGGGTCTGGATCTGGTCGAAGTTTCACCCACCGCGCAACCTCCTGTCTGCCGCATCATGGACTTTGGAAAGTACATGTATGAACAGGAGAAGAAGGAGCGGCAGGCCAAGAAGAACCAGAAGACCTTTGTCGTCAAGGAAGTCAAGTTCCGCATCAACGTCGACGAACACGACTACCAGACGAAGAAGAATCACGTTCTGCGATTCCTGGAAGAGGGCGACAAGGTGAAGGCCACCATCTTCTTCCGCGGACGCGAAATGACGCGACAGATGCTGGGACGCGAGATTCTGCAGCGGCTGATCAAAGACATTTCCGATAAGGGGATCGTAGAGAACATGCCGCGGCAGGAAGGCAACACGCTGCACTTGATCCTGGCGCCTCCGAAGAAGTAGTACCCGCTGGCCGCGTCCAGCGGCCGGAGATCCGGAACAAGTTTCAATTGTTTGAATAAGAAGTGAGTACACGACTATGCCAAAACTAAAGACGCACTCCGGCGCCGCCAAGCGCTTCAAGAAGACGGGAACGGGCAAGGTGAAGCGCGGACGCGCTTTCCAGCGCCACATCCTGACTTCGAAGGACACGAAGCGGAAGCGCCAGATGGATATGGGCTCGATGGTGGACAAGGCTGACCTCCCCAAGGTCAAGCGGATGATCCCGTACTAGATCGCACCTCGGCGGATAAAGCCGCTGTGGGCGATGATCCCGGCGGCACGCCTAAAGGCGTGCCCTGATACGAACCGGGCTGGTACAATTGAGCAAGCTGTTACCGCGGACTCCAGGTCCGCCCTAGCCCCGGCCCCTCGGAAGACCCGAGAGACGGTTGGGCTCGCGAGTGAAGAGGCCATAGTCCTGTGACTCCTGCCTCCAGCCGCGAAACAAAGAACGCAAAAAAGGAGCTAAGCAATGCCTCGCGTAAAACGTGGTACCAAGCGCCGCCAGCGTCGCAGAAAGATATTGAAGCAGGCGGAAGGCTATTTCCTTACAAAATCAAAGCTCTACCAGGCAGCGCAGGAGTCGGTGCAGCGCGGCTTGAAGTTTGCCTATGCCGGCCGCAAGCAGAAAAAGCGCCAGTACCGCTCCATCTGGATCGTGCGAATCGGCGCAGCGCTGCAGGACCAGGGCATCAGCTACAGCCGATTTATCAGCGGCCTGAAGAAGGCCGGGTTCGAACTCGACCGCAAAATCCTCGCGGATATCGCGGTCAACGATCCCGCCGGCTTCAAGGCACTGGCCGATAAGGCCAAGGCCGCCGCAGCCACGGCGTAGCAAAAGTTCGCTACGAAAAGCTGAATCGAGGGGCGGCCGAGAGGCCGCCTTTTGTGCTTGGAAGTTCCCGGCTCTCGGTTAAAGCTGATACATTTCGCTTTTACTGGCAACCGACAGCCGGCGACAATTCGACACAGTGCGCGAAGCGCACGGAAGATGATAGCCCCGGGCGTAAGCCCGGGGTTAGGCGCCCGATAATTTTCCAGAGCCGGCTTTAGCCGGCGACACAAACCAGCGAGGGCGTAAGCCCAAGCGAACTTTGGGAACATGACTACCACATATACTGTTCCAAAACTCGAAACCTTCACACCCGACACACTCGACCGAGCGACCGCCGAACTTTTAGCAGCGCTCGAAGCCGAAGCTGCTTCCGTAGCAAACGAATCCGACTGGCGCGCTTTCCGCGATCGTTGGATGTCGCGCAAGAGCGGCGTGCTCGCGCAGGTGAACGATTGGCTAAAGGCCGCGCCCGGCCCGTCGAAGCGTGATGTTGGCCAGCGCGTGAATCAGTTGAAAGCGAAGGTCGAGGAGACCGTTGCTGCCGCGGAACAGCGCATCGCCGGCGGTGCCGCGACCGCGAAACTTGAAACCGAGCGCGTCGACGTCACTCTGCCCGGCATTCGCAAGCAGCTCGGCCTTAAGCACCCGGTGCTGCGCACGCTCGACGAACTCGTCGACGTCTTCGTGAAGATGGGCTACTCGATCGCCGAAGGACCCGAGGTCGAGAGCGATTACTACAATTTCGAGGCGCTCAACTTCCCGCCGAACCACCCGGCGCGCGACACGCAGGACACGCTCTTCATCGCCGACCAGCAGAAGAAGGCGCAGCGCGACCGTCTCGTCCTGCGCACGCACACATCGCCGGTGCAAATCCGCGCCATGGAGAAGATGCGGCCGCCCGTGCGCGTCATCTGCCCCGGCAAGGTTCATCGCTATGACACAGTGGACGCCACGCACTATCCGGTCTTCCACCAGATCGAGGGTCTCTGCGTCGACACTAACATCACCTTTGGCGACCTCAAGGGCACGCTCGACCACGCCATGAAAGCCATGTTCGGCTCCTCGGTGAAGACCGCCTTCCGCCCATCGTTCTTCCCGTTCACCGAACCGAGCGCCGAAGTCATGATCAGTTGCCCCTTCTGCGGCGGCAAAGGCTGCCGTCCGTGCAAGCAGAGCGGCTGGATCGAACTGCTGGGCGCAGGCATGGTCGATCCCAACGTCTTCAACTTCGTCGACTACGACCCGAAGAAGTACTCGGGATTCGCCTTCGGCATGGGCATCGAGCGCGTCGCCATGATGAAGTACGGGGTCGACGACATTCAGCAGTTCTATCTGGGAGATGTAAGGTTCTTGGAGCAGTTTGGGTAAGGAAGGATCAACGGAGAGGACGCTGAATGAGCGACAGAGAAAATCCCGAAGAGCTAAGAGTTCCTGGGATCATTTTTCTCGGAGAACAAGACGGGGGGCCAGAACGAGAACTCAAGAGCGCTCTCCAAAACGTTTTCTCCAGCTTACCAGTAACTGAAGCATTTCTGGCAGACATTAGATACGAGAACGAATCGGAGAGTCGCGTTGCGCTCTGTCTAGTTGCGACCGAGGATGAAAAGATCGTCGAGGCTATATCTCGGGTTTTCTGGAACATGTTTCGGTCGGACGTTAGCTTGGACCTTGTGTTCCTTGATGAGAAACAAAGGGAAGCAATAGAACAAGTGTGTCGCTGTTTCTATCAGGTTGAAAAGGCTTAATGAAAATTCTTGCCAACTGGATTCGCGATTTCGTGACCATTTCTGACGACGATCGCCGTCTTGCCGAGCGCCTGACCGAATCGGGCGTTGCGGTTGAGGGCTTCTACAACGATGGTCACGACCTCGCCTACGAGGCCGAGATCACGACCAACCGCCCCGACGCGATGAACCATTACGGTGTTGCACGCGATGCCTCGGCGGTGTACGACGTTGACCTGAAACCGATCACGCCGAAGTTCTCTGAGAAGAAGGGACCCGACTTCCCGATCCTCATCGAAGATGCCGAGGGCTGTGCGCGATACACGGCCCGCGTCGTTCGTGGCGTGAAGATTGCGCCGTCGCCGGCGAACATCGCTCGTCGGCTGGAGTTGATCGATCAGCGGCCCATCAACAACGTTGCCGACGCCAGCAACTACACGCTGAACGAAATGGGGCACCCGACGCACGCCTTCGATCTCGACACACTCGAGGGCGACAAGATCGTTGTGCGCCGCGCACGCGCGGGCGAGACCATCGAAACTCTCGACGGAGAGACCCGCAAACTCTCGCCGGAAGACCTCGTCATAGCCGATGCCGTGAAGCCCGTTGCAATCGCCGGCGTCATGGGCGGCCATGACACCATGATTACGGATCGCACCCGGAATGTGCTCATCGAATCCGCCTGGTTCGATCCCGCTTCCGTCCGCCGCACCTCGAAGCGTCTCGGCATGCACACCGACGCCTCGCACCGTTTCGAGCGTGGCGCCGACTACGGCGCTACTCCACTCGCCTGCGCTCGTGTCGCCGAGCTAATCGTCCAGACCGCCGGTGGCCAAGTCGAACAGGAGATCGATGCCGTCGCAGCCAAGGTCCCGCGCCCCGAACTCACGATGCATGTCTCGGAGGTCAAGCGTCATCTCGGAACGGACATTCCGTCACAGGAAATCGCGCGTATCCTGACGAAGCTCGGTTTCGGAATAAAGACGACCTCGGATAACACCTTCGCCGTTCAGGTCCCCACCTGGCGTCTCGATGTAGATCGCGAAATCGATCTCATCGAAGAAGTCGCACGCATCTACGGTTATAACAAATTCCCGAACACGCTCCCTGCATTCGCCGGCGCGGTCGTAGAACTTCCGAACGCGCGAAAGCAGGCGCGCCTGCGCCAGACGCTGCTCGCTCTCGGCTACAACGAAACTCTCTCGTCGACCTTCATCCCGATCGATGAAGGCAAGCAGTTCGGCGCGCCCAATGCCGTTCGCCTGGAGAACCCTCTGAGCGAGGAAGCCGCTTACATGCGCACTTCCCTGCTGCCCGGGCTCGTCGACCAGGTCGGCTACAACTTGAATCGTGGCAACAGCGACGTTCGGCTGTTCGAACAGGGACACATCTTCGAGAGTTCGGGCGACAAGGTGGATGAGCGTTCGTCAGTCGCATTCGTTGCCACCGGAACTGCCGAGCCGTTCTCCGTGGAGAAGAAGGCCCGCACTTATTCCTTTTTCGACATCAAGGGCGACATTGAGGATTTAGTCGGACAGTTCGAAGCAAAGAACGTCTACTTCGATTCGCATACCACGCCGTGGCTGCATCCCGGTCGTTCTGCGCGTGTCGTGGTGGACGGAACAACCGTCGCCCGTTTCGGACAGTTGCATCCTGAACTCGCTGCGGAGCGCAAGCTGAAGCAGGAAGTGTATGTCGGCGAAATCCTGCTCGAGCGGCTTTATCAGCGCGGCCTGCGCGAACCGCATTACAAGCCCATCCCACGCTTCCCCGCCGTCGAGCGTGACTTCTCGTTCGTATTCGACGACAAGGTCGTATTCGAGCGCATGCGCGCGGCGGTCGAGGGGCTCGAAATCGCAGAGTTGCAGAGCTTCCAGCCGGCCGAGATTTTCCGCGGTGGCAAACTCGCGGCGGGAACGTACTCAGTGCTCCTCCGGGCCGAATTCCAGGCGCCGGATCGCACGCTCACCGACGATCAAGTCGCAGGATGGTCGCAGCGGGTGATTGAAACACTCACGAAACTCGGTGGGACGCTCAGGGCGTAGTACGCCGAATCAGTCACAGGTTACAGTCACAGGTCACAAGAGAGTGGCTTTGCGACCTGTGACCTGTGACCTGCAATGCCATGATCCACGCTTTTCCACCCCTTTCCACAACTTCGTGCGCTATACTCGCGCCAGAAACACACTTCTCCCTCGAGGTTGAGAGCCAGATGTCTGTCAAGGCGGAACAGGTTGTCATGGAAGGTACCGGCGGCGAATTTCTTTCGCTGGAAGAGAAAGTCTATCGCACAATCGAATTACTCAAGAGCGCGCGCGAAGCCAAAGTTGCGGCCGAAAAGGTCGCGGAGCGTCTGCGCGAGCAGCTTGAGACCGTGGAAGAGGAGTTGGCGTCCGCGAAGTCGCAGCTCATCTCGCTGAAGAAGGAACGCGAAGAGGTTCGCGGCCGGATCGAGAAGATGCTGGGCCAGATGGATGCGCTGGTCGCCGAGGGAGAATAGCACCAGAGCGGGCCCACATGTGTTAACTGCGACAGATGTGGGGCACCGGATGTATCAAGGAGATACTGAGTGGAACAGGCGAATTCCAGCATTCGCGTTGAGATTTACGACCAGACCTATCACCTGCGTGGTTCGGACCGCGAGTACGTACAGAGGTTGGCCGAGTACGTTGACGGCAAGATGAGACAGGTTGCCGCCCAGACTTCGACGGTCGATTCGTTGCGGCTGGCCGTTCTGGCGGCCCTGAACATTGCCGACGAGCTACAGCTCATTCGCGGCAAGTACGACAACGTCGCAACCGAGTACACGCAGCGCGCGTCACACCTCCAGTCGGCGCTGGATTCGGCCCTCGACGAAGTGCTGGCGGACGCGCGAAAAGCAGGATAGATTCCGCGGTCGGCAAAATTTTGCGGCGGCATCGCACAAGCGGTGCCGCTTTGCTTTTTGGGTCCTGGGCACAGGGTACTGGCACCTGCAAGGCATGCTCCCAGTACCAAGAACCTGGTACCGAGCACCTGCGTAGCATTTCATCTTCCAACAATTTTCGCTGGGTCTCTTGCGCTACTTTGGTCTCCTGCGTAGCATCTAACTCACCATAGCCGACCTGCAAAGTTGGTGATGGGGTAATAAACGCTGCTGAACCTGTTTCTTGTGAAAGGGAGCTTGACTCGAAGATTGGTCTGGTGTGCCAGTGCCCAGTCGCATAGGCCTAAAGGACCACGGCGGGCGCCCACCTTGTTGAAAGGTTCACAAGCGACCTACCCCACACGGCCCCGCGGGTCGGCATTAATGCGCCCGGCAACTTCGGACCCACCTTTGGGTTAACCTAAAGGAACTTCCATCCAGATAGAATAGTACCGTGCATCCCAACCTGATTAGCCTCGGACACTTCCACATAGCCACTTACGGCTTTCTCGTCGCCCTGGGCATGTTGCTCGGGCTGACAATCGTGCTGCACCTCTCGAAAAAGCAACACCTTGATCCTGACGAAATGTGGAATCTCTGCGGGCTCGTGATCCTTGCCGGGATCATCGGCTCTAAGGCCCTCTACATCATCACCGACTGGGGTTATTACTCGGCTCATCCCGGCGAAATTTTCAGCCTTGGCACGCTTCAGGCCGGCGGAGTGTTCTCCGGTGGTCTGGTGCTCGCTCTTGGCACGGCAATCTGGTATCTCCGCAAGCACCAGATTTCGTTCCTGAAGGCCGCTGACGTAATTGCTCCCGGACTAGCATTGGGCCACGCTGTTGGACGTCTTGGCTGTTTCTCGGCCGGTTGCTGCTACGGCAAGCCGACGAATGAGCCTTGGGGCGTCGTCTTCACCAATCCCCTGGCGAACGCAATTGTGGGGACGCCGCTGGGGGTCCGTCTGCATCCGACGCAGCTTTATGAAGCCTTCGCCGAGTTGGTTAATTTCTTCGTTCTGTACTGGGTTGTTACGAAGAAGAAGAAGTTCGAGGGTCAGGCGATCGGGCTTTACATGGTCATGTATGGGATCGAACGTTACGTGATCGAATTCTTCCGTGGCGATCCCGGCCGCGGAAACATTTGGGGCGTTATGAGCGGCACACAGTTGATCTCCATCTTCCTCGTAATCGCCGGCGCTATCATCTGGATGGTCCGGATACCAATGCGCGCGCCAGTGAAGGCCGCGGCACACTGAGAATCATCTCGGTTCCGGCAAAAATAATGGCGAACCGCCCAGGCGGTTCGCCATCTTAACTTCTTGCCTTAATCCACTCAGTCCCCATCATCGCGTCGCTGCCACACGAACGAATCGACCTCGCGGTGGCTCGCGTCGAACAGTATCACACGCGCATCCAGGATCACTCGCTCCCATCCCCTTGGAATGGGCGAGAGTTCGGCTGTGCAGGCGTACGGGATGGGTGCGTACCCGGCTTCTGCCATCTTTCTTGCGTGTCCCGGCGGAACCTTTCCCTTCTTTGCCAATCCCGGGGGCAAGCGGTAATTCGAGACCAGGCAACGGCTCAGATAAGCTCGGTCGTGATCCGTGAATCGAACGTTGCGATAGCCGCGGTCATCGCTACGATAACGGTCATCGTCATCGCGATAGCGATCCTCCTCACGGCGGTCGCGATCGCGGTAGTCGTCGTCACGGCGCTCGGCCATTTCATCGCGATAGGACGACCTCTCCTCTACGCGGTTGTCGCGTGCCTGTCTTGCGGTGTTCAGCCGCACGTTCCAGGCGATCACGGCTTCAGGCTCAATCACAGCTTCGTGGCGTCCGGTGGCAGCGGCACCCACCGTGCCTGCTCCAGCACCAACCAAGGCGCCAATCGCAGCGCCCTTTCCACCCCCGGCAATGCCGCCGAGAATGGCGCCCGCACCTGCGCCGCCACCAATCAGTACGGCATTCTTCTTCGTGTGCGAGCGGCCCTCGAGCACGATTGGGTCAGCAGAAACACCAACTCTGCGACCGTGGCACGAAATCCAGGTTGGCTGCAGTACCAATTTCCCTGAGCTGCTCAATCGTCCCGAGCGCTTGGACTCGCTCACGACGCCACCCACTGGACTGCCTTTCGCGCAGTTCTGTCCACCAATGCGCACCGAATTCATTAGGACGCCATCGAACGCGGCTCCAGATGGAGTGCTCTCGCTCGAAAGCCGCGAGTTGATCCGGACTTGGATCTGCTGTGCGGAGAGTAACCCTGCGAACAGCAGCATAGGAAGTAAACGAACGGCAGATTTCATCGTGGCTAACCTCATACTTTCATGGACCATGATGGTATCGCCCGCGGGTCGAGACGGCAGCTTACGACCGGGCAGCGACAAACGTAACGATCCCGGCTGCAGCACAGGAGAATGCGACTGGTGCTCAGGCGCGTGCTCAAGGAAGCCGGAAGCCCCCGATTGCTCCCCCATTCTGCAAAACGCGCAAAATTATTTTACGGTGAGATTACCCCCCTGTGCGATGGGCTTTCGTACGCTCACTTCCGTTGTACGAGCACGAACTTTCTACTGTCGGTTTTTTGCCAATGCGCGTACCCGCATAAACACTGGGGCAAACACAGTCAGACCCGAAATTAATAATATCGATATATGTCTAAGTTAAGTTTGCGCCCTCGTTCTCTTCTTCGGGAGAGTCTACGTGGTGCTCGTGAGCGCGGCAGGAAAACGATTTTTTCGCTTGACTTGAAAATTCAATCACCGTATACAACTTACAAAATCGTAACTTTTATAGTTGCGATGATTGAGTCATAACTCAAAAGGGAGAATAGTAATGGCAACCAAAAAGGCAGCTAAGAAGAAACCGGCCAAGAAGGCCGCGAAGAAAAAGAAGTAACTGCAAGTACCGCACGGGGGACGCGGCTAGCGTCCCCTAAACTTTTACGGGGGACGCGCGAGCGTCCCTTTTCATTTGTCACGCCGGGGTTGCGCTGCACGTTTTAGTTGCCGGTATTTTGTATGATGGCGAGAGCGGCGATGGCCGCTGTCTCCGCACGAAGGATGGTTGGCCCCAGAGATGCATTTTGCCAAGCCGCCTCGGCGAATAATTTCAGTTCATCCGTGGCCCAACCGCCTTCAGGGCCAACCGCCAGGGCGATGTCATCGCCTCCGTCACAGATATCGCGCAGTTGAACCTCCGTTTCGTTCTCCGCGAGGACGATTTTCTTCGCGGCCTGCTCTCTCGCGACGTATTCGCGCAGCTTCACGGGGATGAGAATCTCCGGCACGGCAAGCCGCCGTGATTGTTCCGAAGCTTCTTGCGCGATGCGGCGCCAGCGTTCTGTCCGCTTCTCCGCCGCTTTCGCGAGATGCGCATCGGTCCGGCGCGTTATTACTGGGGCAATACGCAACACGCCCAGTTCTGTACACTTCTCGACCGCCCATTCGAACCGCTCGAACCTGAATACAGCCAGCGCAATCGTTATCGGCCGCTGCGAATGGGTTTCCACGGCCTCTCCTAATTCGAAGATAACCCGGTCATCCTCGACGCTCACGATGGTTCCTCGGCGCACCGCTTCGCCCAAGGCGATGTCGAACTCCTGTCCGATCCGCGCTCGCAAAACGCGGGAGAGATGCGCAGCGTGCGCCCCGGTCAGTGCGGCGCGATTGGACTCAACTTCGTCGGCAATGAAACGGCGACGGGTCATTTGATGAAGTACAAGGTACAAGGTGGAAGATATCAGCAGCAAGTCTCATCCATATCGCAAAACAAAAGGCCGCAAATGCGGCCTCTTGCGCCCTGAACCGTGCACCTACTGGAAGATTTCCTTCACCCTGCTCATCAAACTTCGCCGTTCGGGCTTGTTGTCGATCTTGCCGATACCGTCGAGTTCCTCGAGCAGTTCACGCTGCCGCTTGGAAAGCTTGGTTGGAGTTTGCACCTTGATTTCGACGAACAGATCCCCGCGGCCACGACCATTTAATACCGGTACGCCCTTCTGCCGCAGGCGGAAGCTTGTGCCGGTCTGTGTTCCTTCAGGAACCTTCAGGAGCGTTTCGCCCTCAAGCGTCGGGATATGGATCTCCGAGCCAAGCGCTGCCTGCGAGTACGAAATGGGAACGACACAGTAGAGATCTTTGCCTTCCCGCTCGAAGAATGGGTGCTCTTTCACGTGGAGAACCACGTACACGTCGCCGGCAGGGCCGCCATGCACTCCGGCGTCACCATGCCCGTTGTAGAGAATGCGTGTGCCTTCTTCCACGCCCGCGGGAACCTTCACGTCGAGCGGTGTCTCCGTCGCGACCGTCTGCTCGCCGCGGCACTTCGGGCACGGGTGTTCGATTACCACTCCGGCGCCGTGGCACACGGGACAGCCGCGCGCGATGCTGAAGAAACCCTGTTGATAGCGGACCTGGCCGCGCCCATTGCACTGCTTGCAGGTAACTGGCGATTTCCCGGGTGCCGCGCCAGTACCCCGACACTGCGGACACATTTCGCGGTGACGAACCACGACCTTCTTCGTAACGCCGAACACGGCTTCTTCAAACGTGAGAGTCAGGTCCTCGCGCAGATCGTTACCACGCTGCGCGCGCGAGCGGCGGCGACCGGTGCCAAAGACGTCGCCGAAGCCGAACAGGTCCCCGAAGATATCGGAGAAATCCTGGAAGTTCGAAGGATCGAATCCGCCAAATCCGCCCGGACCGCCAACGCCTGCATGTCCGAACTGGTCGTAGCGCGAACGCTTCTCGCTGTCGCTGAGGACGGCGTAGGCCTCGCTGCATTCTTTGAACCGCTCCTCGGCATCTGGATTGTCGGGATTGCGATCCGGATGATACTGC comes from Terriglobia bacterium and encodes:
- the mtaB gene encoding tRNA (N(6)-L-threonylcarbamoyladenosine(37)-C(2))-methylthiotransferase MtaB; protein product: MDRSFYLENFGCRATQADGAAIERQLLDKGLARAEDSADADVVVLNTCTVTSSADQDARATIRRIHRENPGATILVTGCYAQRAPEEIAQIPGVSVVVGNSHKGQLADIAGRQGFVSLQSVGSAAGEIVVGDIFAHTELMAAPVFDADTASEKTRPNLKVQDGCNNRCSFCIIPYVRGKSRSLRLDEVIRETRALVELKYKEIVLSGINLGRWGRDLEGHSRFADLLRSMLGETDVEKIRISSVEPMDWSDDLIELVASSPRICKHAHVPLQSGSDRILRKMHRKYRPWHYADRIQKIRAAMPTAAIGADVMVGFPGETDADFEETRAFIESLPFTYLHVFTYSSRPGTPSAAMPNQVRGDVTRERNRILRELAVRKKREFQEQFIGRELQAITLTNFENGRTEALTDNYQKTWIEGRHESNQSKIICINGIEGEAFVGNILF
- the infC gene encoding translation initiation factor IF-3, with the protein product MDKRFIRTNERIRARELRVIDDQGGQLGILAPFEALKIAREKGLDLVEVSPTAQPPVCRIMDFGKYMYEQEKKERQAKKNQKTFVVKEVKFRINVDEHDYQTKKNHVLRFLEEGDKVKATIFFRGREMTRQMLGREILQRLIKDISDKGIVENMPRQEGNTLHLILAPPKK
- the rpmI gene encoding 50S ribosomal protein L35, whose amino-acid sequence is MPKLKTHSGAAKRFKKTGTGKVKRGRAFQRHILTSKDTKRKRQMDMGSMVDKADLPKVKRMIPY
- the rplT gene encoding 50S ribosomal protein L20, producing MPRVKRGTKRRQRRRKILKQAEGYFLTKSKLYQAAQESVQRGLKFAYAGRKQKKRQYRSIWIVRIGAALQDQGISYSRFISGLKKAGFELDRKILADIAVNDPAGFKALADKAKAAAATA
- the pheS gene encoding phenylalanine--tRNA ligase subunit alpha yields the protein MTTTYTVPKLETFTPDTLDRATAELLAALEAEAASVANESDWRAFRDRWMSRKSGVLAQVNDWLKAAPGPSKRDVGQRVNQLKAKVEETVAAAEQRIAGGAATAKLETERVDVTLPGIRKQLGLKHPVLRTLDELVDVFVKMGYSIAEGPEVESDYYNFEALNFPPNHPARDTQDTLFIADQQKKAQRDRLVLRTHTSPVQIRAMEKMRPPVRVICPGKVHRYDTVDATHYPVFHQIEGLCVDTNITFGDLKGTLDHAMKAMFGSSVKTAFRPSFFPFTEPSAEVMISCPFCGGKGCRPCKQSGWIELLGAGMVDPNVFNFVDYDPKKYSGFAFGMGIERVAMMKYGVDDIQQFYLGDVRFLEQFG
- a CDS encoding enhanced serine sensitivity protein SseB C-terminal domain-containing protein — translated: MSDRENPEELRVPGIIFLGEQDGGPERELKSALQNVFSSLPVTEAFLADIRYENESESRVALCLVATEDEKIVEAISRVFWNMFRSDVSLDLVFLDEKQREAIEQVCRCFYQVEKA
- the pheT gene encoding phenylalanine--tRNA ligase subunit beta; translation: MKILANWIRDFVTISDDDRRLAERLTESGVAVEGFYNDGHDLAYEAEITTNRPDAMNHYGVARDASAVYDVDLKPITPKFSEKKGPDFPILIEDAEGCARYTARVVRGVKIAPSPANIARRLELIDQRPINNVADASNYTLNEMGHPTHAFDLDTLEGDKIVVRRARAGETIETLDGETRKLSPEDLVIADAVKPVAIAGVMGGHDTMITDRTRNVLIESAWFDPASVRRTSKRLGMHTDASHRFERGADYGATPLACARVAELIVQTAGGQVEQEIDAVAAKVPRPELTMHVSEVKRHLGTDIPSQEIARILTKLGFGIKTTSDNTFAVQVPTWRLDVDREIDLIEEVARIYGYNKFPNTLPAFAGAVVELPNARKQARLRQTLLALGYNETLSSTFIPIDEGKQFGAPNAVRLENPLSEEAAYMRTSLLPGLVDQVGYNLNRGNSDVRLFEQGHIFESSGDKVDERSSVAFVATGTAEPFSVEKKARTYSFFDIKGDIEDLVGQFEAKNVYFDSHTTPWLHPGRSARVVVDGTTVARFGQLHPELAAERKLKQEVYVGEILLERLYQRGLREPHYKPIPRFPAVERDFSFVFDDKVVFERMRAAVEGLEIAELQSFQPAEIFRGGKLAAGTYSVLLRAEFQAPDRTLTDDQVAGWSQRVIETLTKLGGTLRA
- a CDS encoding cell division protein ZapA, with the protein product MEQANSSIRVEIYDQTYHLRGSDREYVQRLAEYVDGKMRQVAAQTSTVDSLRLAVLAALNIADELQLIRGKYDNVATEYTQRASHLQSALDSALDEVLADARKAG
- the lgt gene encoding prolipoprotein diacylglyceryl transferase, coding for MHPNLISLGHFHIATYGFLVALGMLLGLTIVLHLSKKQHLDPDEMWNLCGLVILAGIIGSKALYIITDWGYYSAHPGEIFSLGTLQAGGVFSGGLVLALGTAIWYLRKHQISFLKAADVIAPGLALGHAVGRLGCFSAGCCYGKPTNEPWGVVFTNPLANAIVGTPLGVRLHPTQLYEAFAELVNFFVLYWVVTKKKKFEGQAIGLYMVMYGIERYVIEFFRGDPGRGNIWGVMSGTQLISIFLVIAGAIIWMVRIPMRAPVKAAAH
- a CDS encoding RsmE family RNA methyltransferase; its protein translation is MTRRRFIADEVESNRAALTGAHAAHLSRVLRARIGQEFDIALGEAVRRGTIVSVEDDRVIFELGEAVETHSQRPITIALAVFRFERFEWAVEKCTELGVLRIAPVITRRTDAHLAKAAEKRTERWRRIAQEASEQSRRLAVPEILIPVKLREYVAREQAAKKIVLAENETEVQLRDICDGGDDIALAVGPEGGWATDELKLFAEAAWQNASLGPTILRAETAAIAALAIIQNTGN
- the dnaJ gene encoding molecular chaperone DnaJ — encoded protein: MATNTKRDYYEVLGVSRTATEVEIKSAYRKLAMQYHPDRNPDNPDAEERFKECSEAYAVLSDSEKRSRYDQFGHAGVGGPGGFGGFDPSNFQDFSDIFGDLFGFGDVFGTGRRRSRAQRGNDLREDLTLTFEEAVFGVTKKVVVRHREMCPQCRGTGAAPGKSPVTCKQCNGRGQVRYQQGFFSIARGCPVCHGAGVVIEHPCPKCRGEQTVATETPLDVKVPAGVEEGTRILYNGHGDAGVHGGPAGDVYVVLHVKEHPFFEREGKDLYCVVPISYSQAALGSEIHIPTLEGETLLKVPEGTQTGTSFRLRQKGVPVLNGRGRGDLFVEIKVQTPTKLSKRQRELLEELDGIGKIDNKPERRSLMSRVKEIFQ